In the Bacillus sp. HSf4 genome, GATTGATAAGAAAAAGTCATTGAAATGGGAGCTCCATATAGAGGATGAAATCAAAAGAAAACAACGGTTTTACCGGCTTGCCAATCTGTTTACCGATGTCCCTCACCTAAAGAAACAAGCGAAAAGAAGGGCATATCTCGACTGGATGCTCGGCTTCATCCCGTATGATCAGCGGCGGACATTTGCGTACATGTACGGCAGGGCATTCATCAGATCAAACGACTATTTCGGAATCGTGATCAGGCTGACCGTGATTTTCGCCCTCATCATTGCTTACTTTTCAACGGTTGAGTGGGTGTCTGCACTGCTTGTCGTCTTCACCGTTTTCATCACCGGCATTCAGCTGACACCGCTGTTTGATCATTTTTCGCATTTGTCTTTGCAGGAGCTCTACCCTGTCAGACAAGAAGAAAAAAGAAAGAGCTTTTTCCAGCTGCTTCAGATTGTCTTGAGCATTCAGGCGATCTTAGTCGCAGCCGCCGCCTGCGTCAGGCTCCAATGGACAGGTATGCTTTTAGGTCTGGGCAGTTCGGCGCTCTTAATATTTGTCGTCATGAAGCCTTATTTTACCAGCAGGTTAAGGAAAAATGCCCGCAGATAAAATGAAACCTTTTCTCCTTTTTTCAGTATGAATAAAGAAGAGGTGAAAGGCGCATGAATGAAAACCAGCTGTTGTTAGATGAGGCTCACCGCTGGAAAATGAAGTTTCTGCGGAAGCAGTCGATGGCAGAACGGATGTCAAAAGGCGTTCAGACAAAGATCAATGCTGCCATTCCCAAAAAAGTGCACAAGGCCGTAACGGAAAGCATCAAAAAAATGGTCGAAGCGACGCTCGTCGGCTCAAATTTGACGACTTCCCAAAGGGAAACTGGCTCCCTTTCCTTAAAGGAAAAAGCCGAATTGGCGCAAAAAGCGGTGGCCCGCTATCAGAAAGCGGCCGCAGTCGAAGGAGCCGGTACGGGTGCCGGCGGGATTTTTCTCGGGTTGGCGGATTTTCCGCTCCTGCTCGGCATCAAAATGAAATGCCTGTTTGAGTTGGCAGCGATTTACGGCTATGACGTCAAAGTGAAGGAAGAGCGGATCTTCCTCCTGTATATTTTTCAGCTTGCTTTTTCGGGTGATGCGCACCGGAAAGAGATTTTCCGCATCATTGACAATTGGGAAAGAGAAAAGCGCGACATCGATTGGCAGACATTTCAGCAGGAATATCGGGATTATCTCGATCTCGTCAAATTATTTCAGCTTGTCCCGGGCTTCGGTGCGATTGTCGGGGGAACGGCCAATTATCAGCTGCTCGGCCACCTCGGCGAAACGGCGAGACATGTCTTTCACTTAAGATTCATGAAAGAGACAGCCGGATAATCCGGCTGTCATCATTCTTTCAGCCTGATTGAAAACCCTTGCAGTCTAGGAAGGCCGAGCATTGGAGCGGAGCGAATGTTGCAATTCGTGAGTACCGACGCGCAGGCCTGACAACGAATGCGAGGGTTTGTCGACACGCTGACAGCCGGATAAGCCGGCTGTTTTTGTATAAAAGTCATTTGTCCCGTTTTCCGCTTGCGAGCGGCGCTTTCTGCTCTTGATAAGAAACAGCGGCGCTTGCCAACACTTTGGCCGCGATCAGCATCGCTTTTTCATTGATATCGAATTTCGGATGGTGGTGCGGAAAGACTTCATTGGGATGAAGAGGGCTGGCTCCTGTAAAGAAGAAAGTTCCTTTCACATGCTGGAGATAGTAGGCAAAATCTTCTCCTCCCATTTGCATTTCGCTTTCCTCTATCTTTTCAACGCCTTCGGTTTCCCCGGCAATGCCGGCGAGAAAAGCCGTTTCCTCTCGGTGATTGCAGACGGCCGGATAGCCTCTTTCATACGCATAGTCATAAGAGGCTCCATGCATGCCGCAAATTCCTTTTACCACCTCTTCAATCTCTTTTTCAATAGCTGCGCGGAT is a window encoding:
- a CDS encoding EcsC family protein; the protein is MNENQLLLDEAHRWKMKFLRKQSMAERMSKGVQTKINAAIPKKVHKAVTESIKKMVEATLVGSNLTTSQRETGSLSLKEKAELAQKAVARYQKAAAVEGAGTGAGGIFLGLADFPLLLGIKMKCLFELAAIYGYDVKVKEERIFLLYIFQLAFSGDAHRKEIFRIIDNWEREKRDIDWQTFQQEYRDYLDLVKLFQLVPGFGAIVGGTANYQLLGHLGETARHVFHLRFMKETAG